Genomic DNA from Brassica napus cultivar Da-Ae chromosome C9 unlocalized genomic scaffold, Da-Ae chrC09_Random_51, whole genome shotgun sequence:
CACAGCAAATTGATTAAACATTTATGGCTCCCACGTAAATAAGGAGTTGTGCAGCAGCTACAAAATGGGAATTTGCTAGAATATACAATAAAGATATACAAACAAGAACAAATCCTAAGGAAAAGGCTGAAATATTGGGTTAGGAAGTAATACCACTCCCAGACCTCCTACTAGAAGACCAGATCCcagaaaaactaaaagaaaatcatgtatttttccAGGCAAAtccattatattattaaaaaaagaaaaaatagaaatcctTTTCATGACCTTATTAATTTAAccgggaatttttttttatatgtttctaaTAGAGTGAAATTAGAATCTAATGAATATTAATTGATGTAGATACAATTATTAGACAGTTTCgcttttttattctaatattttcaACCTATCTATTTCAAGCAAgataataattacgaaaatattatattaaaaggaTGAGCCTTAATACTtaatattattctataaatacaagtttttaattaaattctttatataatataattcaacagttttgcattctttttttaataaaataatgggTTTACCCATTTTTTGTTTGAGGTGAATTCAAATTGTTCGAATAGTATAATCGTCAATTACTGACATTGGTAAACGCCCCAAAGCGATTTGATTATAATTCAACTCGTGACGATCATAAGTTGAAAACTCATATTCTTCAGTCATTGACAAACAATTTGTTGGACAATACTCAACACAATTAccacaaaatatacaaattccAAAATCAATACTGTAATTAAGCAATCGTTTTTTTCGAATATTAGTTTCCAATTTCCAATCAACAACCGGCAGATCTATAGGACATACTCGAACACATACTTCACAAGCAATGCATTTATCAAATTCGAAATGGATTCGACCGCGGAAACGTTCTgatgttattaatttttcataGGGATATTGAATAGTTACAGGTAAACGATTTTGTGTGGGATAAGGTAATCATGAAACCCTGACCAATATACCTTGCAGCTCGTAGGGTTTGTTGACCATAATTCATGAACCCGGTTATCATAGGAAGCATATTGTAATTATCTATGAATAATTTgatctttgtttctttctcttgtttAAAACAAGTAATGAATATCTTGGATTGATTTTCAATTTAGAGTGAAAAGAGTTGGAAAGAAGTTGTTAATAATAGATTACCAAGGGAAATCGGTAAAAGAAATTTCCATCCAAGATTTAATAGTTGATCCATCTTAGCCTAGGTAAAGTCCATCTGGTTGCGATAGAAATGAACAAGAACAAATAAGTTTTAGCTAATGTAATAAAGATACCAATTGTTGTTCCAAAATTTGATCCTTTTCAAATAGCTCCAGCATAGATATATACGGAATAGAAATATTCCAACCGCCTAAGTATAGAACTGTTACAAATAATGAggaaattaatagatttagatAAGAAGCaacataaaataaaccaaatttgATACCGGAATATTCAGTTTGATAACCTGCTATTAATTCTTCTTCCGCTTCTGGTAAATCAAAAGGTAACCTCTCGCATTCTGCTAGGGaagaaattagaaaaatgataaaaccTATAGGTTGACGCCACAAATTCCATCCCCAAAAACCATATTTTGATTGTGCCTCAACTATATCAACTGTACTTAAACTGTTAGATAATCCTAGTCGGTGATAACATTACTATTCTCACCGCTATTACAAACCGTACATGAGGTTTTCGCCTCATACGGCTCCTCGGGGGCCGTAAATAAATATAAGGACCAGATTAGTATTATTTAGATGGATATGATGTGTTCTAAAATGGATTAAATAGAAATATCTGGGGTCCCGAATTATACCAATGGAATTCTGTCTGCTCAaattctaaaactaaaaacGCGCTTCGGAATTCATCTCAtcctttacaaattttaatttctatttgTTGAGTAATAACTTAATCCTTTAATAAAGCACCCCTTGTAAAACTAAACCTAGGTTTTTCAGCCCGTCGTGTTTTTCAATTACGAAAAAGAATTAAACATCCTATTAGTTTCTTATTCATGAtagaaattctattttattttcgaaatctataaaaaaatatacttgttTCGTTcctattcttctttctttcttttttagaaaaaagtaggtggacttaaaaaaaaataaaggattaTTTCGTTTCTGATAGTCATTACATTTATCGGTGGATGGGAGCATACTCTGAATCGGAATCTTGGGGAGTACTGCCTGATAATTTCTACAAATTTCAAGCCCCAATTaaccttctttttttgttatcttatgTTATGCATAAATATCCTTTTCAATTTGGTTAATCTCTATTACAAATTCTTTGTGTATTTTGGTGTTTCTAACCATCCACGCGTTTTTACCTAATTGCCGATCACtttgtaatatatgtatatgtatagtaATTTATATAACTGATAGTGAAAACGTCATacggttaatatttttttaacccGCTTCAAGCCCGGCTGACTAATCAACCAACCTTGGGGTAAAGCGATTCTTACGCTTACGTTTATTTCCATTTAACCTTTGTACATAGGAAATGAgacttaatttttctttttactgcTAATTTCTGAGCAGTTTTTTTCACTCATATATAACTATCAAATTCAAATTCCTTTTATTAAGATAAACCcgaaagataaatatatatattccgttttttttttcattttttttttatctagaaGAAACGGAATAAACCTTTCTGTTTCAACGAATCGCACGTAGAGATATTGATAAAACACATAGAGTTAATGGTATTTCATAACTAATCGCTTGAGCAGCAGCTCGCAGACCacctaaaaaatatttattatttgatcCATATCCTGACATAAGAAGTCCGATCGGAGCAACACTTGAGATGGCAATCCATAAAAAAATACCGATATTGAGATCCGCTAAAACAAGGTGATTGCTAAAAGGAATTACTGAATAACTTAGTAAAATAGAGATAACTGCTATAGATGGTCCAATACTAAATAAAGGAGTATTTCCTCTAGATGGACGAAGATCTTCTTTGAAAAGTAGTTTTGTCCCGTCGGCTAAAGCTTGAAGAATTCCTAACGGGCCGGCGTATTCAGGTCCAATACGTTGTTGTATCCCTGCAGATATTTCTCTTTCTAACCACACAATTACTAGTACACCAGTTATGATTCCCAATACAAGAGAAAATATAGGGACAAATATCCATATGAGTCCATAGACCTCTTTTAAAGATTCCAATCTAAGAAAAGAATTTATTGTTTGTACTTCTGTTGcataaattatcattttaacGATCAACTTCTCCCATAATTATATCTATGCTACCGAGTATCGTCATAATATCAGCCAATTTCATTCTTTTAACTAGTTCAGGAAGAATTTGCAAATTAATAAAACCCGGCGGTCGGATTTTCCATCTCCAAGGAAAACCACTTTGATCTCCTATGAGAAAAATTCCCAATTCCCCTTTTGGAGCTTCAACTCTTACGTAAAGTTCTTGTTTCGATAATTCAAAAGTAGGGGAAGGTTTTTTACTAATGAATCGATATTCAAAATCATTCCACTCTGGATTCCTTTTTTTATCAAAGCCTCTgctttctaaattttcatagGGACCCCCCGGAAGTCCTTCCAGAGCctgttgaataattttgatGGATTCTGTCATTTCGCTAAGTCGTACTAAATAACGAGCTAATGAATCTCCTTGTTTTTGCCACTGAATTTCCCATTCAAATTCATCGTAAGACTCATAACGATCAACTTTACGAAGATCCCATGGTATTCCGGATGCGCGTAACATTGGTCCGGATAAACCCCAATTTATTGCTTCTTCCCCACCAATAATCCCAACGCCTTCAACTCGTTCTAAAAAAATAGGATTTCGTGTAATAAGTTTTTGATATTCAACAACCtctgttaaaaaataatcacaaaaatcCAAGCATTTATCTATCCAACCATAAGGTAAATCCGCCGCTATTCCTCCAATACGAAAAAATTATGCATCATTCTCATACCGGTGGCAGCTTCGAATAGATCATATACAAATTCTCGTTCTctgaaaatatagaaaaaggGAGTCTGTGCCCCAATATCTGCCATAAAAGGGCCAAGCCATAACAGATGAGAAGCTATACGACTCAATTCTAGCATAATTACTCTGATATAGCTGGCTCTTTTAGGAACTTGAATATTTCCTAATTGTTCGGGTCCGTTTACTGTTATTGCTTCTGTAAACATAGTAGCTAAATAATCCCACCGCGTTACATAAGGTAAATATTGTATAATTGCTCGGTTTTCTGCAATTTTTTCCATTCCTCTGTGTAAATAACCCAATATGGGTTCACAATCAACAACATCCTCACCGTCTAGAGTAACAATTAAGCGAAGAACACCGTGCATGGATGGGTGGTGAGGTCCCATATTGACTATCATAAGATCTTTTCCTGTAACTGGTCTCTTCATAAGTTTTTCCTTGATTCGTTCTGGTATGAATTAGATTGCTGAAAAAGAAGTTTATTCAAAAATTCAAGATCTAAAAATTAACTAATTCACAATTTTGGAATTTAACGAGTTTTTAATTCCCGAATATTCAACTGATTAATTAATTCTTTATAAcgtactctattttttttgacaaataagCCAGCAGTCGTTGACGTTTTCCCAGAATTTTTCGTAGACCTCTCTGAGATAAATAATCTTTTCTGTGCAATTCCAAATGTGAAGTAAGTCTTCGTATCTTATTAGTGAAACTGACTACTTGAAATTCAACAGATCCCttgctttcttcttttttttcttgaaatgaaatgaatgtattttttatcataaaaagaaatccttcccttttaatatgAATTGAAAGATATGAATTTTACTGATCAGTAATAATAATGGTAGTTTTTTTGTACAAGGATCCGAATTTAATTATCAActtattaattcttaattttataaaaaaaaagtttaaatttcgatctaaaaaaggaggattttaaaatttatttatgaattcGCTCTGAGTGGTATCTATGTCATTAATTCAATGAATCTCATGTATAAagattgaattaaaaaaatcccTCACATTTGTGCATCCAATTGTTTTCATATACcgtaacttatattatatattgttcaTATACCGTAActtaatactatatatatagtcaaaatatagtaaaaaggATCTACCATTAATGCATTTGAAATCGCGTATACATGTGTATTCTTATCATACTGAAATGATTTCCATTAGTCGTATTAAACCAATAGCGATTCATACAAGCTAAATCTTCTAATCGAAAATTGGGCCAAAGAAAGGATTTTATTTAATTAGGTTTTTTTTATCCTTATCAagatctttctttttattcaaaacTGTGGTCAAGTTTTGAatatttgtatcaaattttgaatttctatcccttgcatttttttttttaaattgaaacaaaTTAGAATTCGAAATTCTTTACGTCGTTTAGGGGATAGAATAGTTTCAGGGACaaagaaatttaaacttttttttttataaatatagctttttttttttgatcttttacttattttttgtttatttttatgaacCAATGAAATCCCGATGGttctatatataataagttgGCCGTCGTTTTTTACAGACAAACGAACAGGTTCAACAATCAATATtcctttttcattaattttgaaaaagtgaaatTCTTCTCAATCATTAGAATATCTAAGCTCATCTCTCCTCTTTCAATACAAGATATCGTTATCTCGGTTGGATTTTTTAGTCTAACCAAGAGACAGTATGCTTTTACATTATTGAggatttttgattaaaaaaacaattccaTCGCAATTGAAAACGCGAATACCTTTTGAGAAATAAGTCAAGTTCCGCTTCGGTATtgctttttggtttttttttattttacgtttttttatCTTCGATTCTGTATAattttcttcaatatttttttcttgctttgATAGAGCTGATTccgtatttatttttgtttctttatctgATTCAAACTCTTCTTGACCTGCTGAttcgttttcttctttatttagattaaaaaaccgaaggaattttttttcgtttgatggTATAAAACCTTTTTTCTTTAGGGTGATCTGTTTATTcacattttttgtttcattaaaattgaaaagaagTGATTTAATTGGTATGACCCACGGTTTCATTTTATATGTactagaaaataagaaaaattctggaaagaaaaaaaagtcaaaatttgTTATACGAGGATTTAGTATTTCTTCATTCATTCCCATccaatcaaaaaaatttattttttgattggCAAGACTCGtcttagttattttataaattcttttataattcttaactttagttttaatatatttttttttactcctAGTATCAAGctcaatatttactttttttctaaacCAAAAGTTGAGAATTCTCCAATCCAAATATTTTCTATGCAAAATTTCCCCTATACTgcgaatattatatttttctagaaAACAAGAGATTAAAAAATTTTCTAGGCCTGTAGACATATCAAAAATTTTTCTGTAGAATGAATAGATTTGTAgcaaaaaagattatatatagaaTCCTTTTTGAAATTCTGTTTATGTTTTGGATTGAAAAATAAGTTAGCCTcacaaaaattttgttttttgtaattatcaaaaatttttttttcgtatGAATCCACTTTGTTTAAACTTGGATTTAGAACTAGAGAGtcttggtttagttttttttttccatttttgggTTACTAATCTAGCCCATGCAATCTGAGGTAAATTATATTGAGAATGACTTCGTAACCAGTTTTTCCATTGATTTATTTCGGAATTTAAAAGGGTTTTATCTTTCCATTCATAATGAAAGATTCcttgttctttaaaaaaatcttttatttgattcttaacaaaaaaggatgttatgtatatgttatattcaaaaaaagacTTTAATTTAGAAAAGTTACTAACTTGAATTTGTGATAATTTGTAAAATACATATGCTTGTGATAAAGAGCATAAgtcataactaaaaaaatttttttttgatatgaaattttttatagtcgaaataaaataaatggtatttttttttttttttttttctccattttcctcattcttgtaaatatatacatcaagaattttttttgttgaatcaaCAAAAAGTTGTGTAGTAATTCTTGGAATATTAATAATACctagaaaaatagaaatagacAGTTGTTCAAcgcaaaattgaaaaaaaaaaaagatttacgaattaatcgagtttttttttttttaatgtctgcCAACTTTTTTTTGATGACTCAATTATTTTAGAATCATAACACAGTTTGTTACAACtattagttagtttttctttttcttttgaaatttttttcgtttgatttctGATTGTCTTTATTTTATCaatcacattttttattttgttttcgctGAGTGAAGAATTTGGCCACTCCGTCGATTTTTTTTGAACAGATAGTTCATGAATCATCTGATTACTCATTATTGAATCTTTTTTAGTTtcatttaattcatatatttctCTCGGGCCAACTAATGGAATTCTATTTCGTTttgaaaggtttttttttttttcttttagaaaaagcAAGTTTTTTATAATCcagtttttaatttctttttcgaCTTTTAGGAAAATTGTTGCTCTTTCTTTGAAAATCCTTAAAACCGGAAAAGACTTCGTTTTGgattttttgattcttttttttaattctttaaaaataggTTTAAAAAAGAAGGCTTTGGTTTGGTAGAACCAAAAGGTAGGTCAGTTTCCAGCCCCCAAACtgttaaaaaacgaaaatcatttttttctccttttgttttttttagtcgAGCCTTCTGAGAtgattgaaatttatatttatgccaAGGTTTAAGATAAAACGGAAATAGGATTTTTATCTGAATACCATCCGTTAACCAGTTTCGTGGAAATTCTGTTTCGGATAGTTGAACCCCATTATAAGTACATTTAACATGCATTTCACGTTTCCACTCCTTTAAATCCTCTTCCCACTCGGGAAGTTGAAATAATACGATACGGatgctatttttaattattatcaataaaggtaatataatatattttctaagaatagaTTGAGTTACTAAAATAAAACCTCTTATTATTTGAGCAAATAAGAAGCTATCCCAAGTTTCCGCAATTTCTATAcgtctttgttcttcttttttgattgttcttcttcgtttttatcaaaaaaaattttttttttccacatgaaatttctaagaatttttttttttagcccccatatatcaaacgaaaaaaaaaaaaatttatctattCTATCAAAAAAAGGGGCGAATGTGCTTTTGCTTGCAAAAATTCCCAAATAACAGTTTTACGCCTTTGGGAACGCATGGATCCTTTAATTATCTCTCGACGAAAATCAGATTGTTGTGAATAACGGATCAAAGCCATTTCATCTGTTTGATCAGAATTTTGATTATCTTTGAGATTAGTATAAATCTCGTTATGCGGTTCTTTTAAATCAGTAAAAACCACTACACGTTTTGCTTTTCTTGAACGAATTCCAGGTTCGGTTGGTATATTTTCTTCAGTTTCAGCTTCCAATTCTTCCAATTCACTTGTTAATTTGTATGACCATTGAGGAACTTGTTTATTGATTTCATggaaatcaataaaattttttataagagtttgatcattattataaattataacgacatcaaataaaattttgaaatttttatttcttcttctgactgaattttttcttcttggggttcggaaaaaaaataaagttttttctcTATTGATAAAgactttcttttaatttttct
This window encodes:
- the LOC125595133 gene encoding NAD(P)H-quinone oxidoreductase subunit 1, chloroplastic-like, coding for MIIYATEVQTINSFLRLESLKEVYGLIWIFVPIFSLVLGIITGVLVIVWLEREISAGIQQRIGPEYAGPLGILQALADGTKLLFKEDLRPSRGNTPLFSIGPSIAVISILLSYSVIPFSNHLVLADLNIGIFLWIAISSVAPIGLLMSGYGSNNKYFLGGLRAAAQAISYEIPLTLCVLSISLLSNSLSTVDIVEAQSKYGFWGWNLWRQPIGFIIFLISSLAECERLPFDLPEAEEELIAGYQTEYSGIKFGLFYVASYLNLLISSLFVTVLYLGGWNISIPYISMLELFEKDQILEQQLVSLLH